The following proteins are encoded in a genomic region of uncultured Hyphomonas sp.:
- a CDS encoding VWA domain-containing protein gives MRNRTIGFLLAGAAAAALLTGCANEAGGGDPEVVTEVAPPPPAPPPPQYETRAKERQMMSGVMKAGDYAAAAPPPPAMMAPEPEFRDQYEDVDPNPVKLTSEEPVSTFSIDVDTASYANVRRFLKSGVLPPKDAVRIEEMVNYFDYTYPQPEAGADPFATYVTLSPSPFAEGRQLMQIGIQGRDIDRDARPAVNLTLLVDVSGSMHSEDKLPLAKQALKLMLDQMDPADTISIAVYAGAAGEVLAPTPVSEKRKIFAALENLRAGGSTAGGEGLRLAYSLAEQGLKEDAVNRVMLLTDGDFNVGITDSEQLEDFISRKRESGIYLSVLGFGRGNYNDALMQKLAQSGNGTAAYVDTLSEARKVLADDLGGNLFPIADDVKIQVEFNPAQIAEYRLIGYETRMLDRADFNNDKVDAGDIGAGASVTAIYDITPVGSDAAQIDPLRYGDDATASDRKSGEYAFVKLRYKPPGEPDSILLTHAVTDADKADSLDAAPQWVRFATAVAGFGEMLRGGEDLGGGFGWKEIRNLAAGAKGEDEFGYRAEFIELTRLAETAEAQAALNRPAPEQ, from the coding sequence ATGCGCAACAGGACAATCGGGTTTCTTCTGGCAGGTGCGGCAGCGGCGGCACTGCTGACAGGCTGTGCCAACGAGGCGGGAGGCGGCGATCCGGAGGTCGTCACCGAAGTCGCACCGCCGCCACCGGCCCCGCCGCCGCCGCAATACGAGACCCGGGCAAAAGAGCGGCAGATGATGAGCGGCGTGATGAAAGCAGGCGACTATGCTGCCGCTGCCCCGCCGCCGCCCGCGATGATGGCGCCGGAGCCGGAGTTCCGCGACCAGTATGAAGACGTCGACCCGAACCCGGTGAAACTGACCAGCGAGGAGCCGGTCTCGACCTTCTCCATCGACGTCGACACGGCGTCCTATGCCAATGTGCGCCGGTTCCTGAAAAGCGGGGTGCTGCCGCCGAAGGATGCCGTGCGGATCGAGGAGATGGTCAATTATTTCGACTATACCTATCCGCAGCCGGAAGCCGGCGCGGACCCGTTCGCAACTTACGTGACGCTCTCCCCCTCCCCCTTCGCGGAAGGGCGCCAGCTGATGCAGATCGGCATTCAGGGCCGCGACATTGACCGCGATGCCCGCCCAGCAGTGAACCTGACCCTGCTGGTCGATGTCTCCGGCTCCATGCATTCGGAAGACAAGCTGCCGCTCGCCAAGCAGGCGCTGAAACTGATGCTGGACCAGATGGACCCGGCCGACACGATCTCCATCGCCGTCTATGCCGGTGCAGCGGGCGAGGTGCTGGCGCCGACGCCCGTCAGTGAGAAACGCAAAATCTTCGCCGCGCTGGAAAACCTGCGCGCGGGTGGCTCAACCGCCGGCGGCGAAGGCCTGCGCCTTGCCTATTCGCTCGCCGAACAGGGGCTCAAGGAAGACGCCGTAAACCGCGTGATGCTGCTGACCGATGGCGACTTCAATGTCGGCATCACGGATTCCGAACAGCTGGAGGATTTCATCTCCCGCAAGCGCGAGAGCGGCATCTATCTCTCTGTTCTCGGCTTCGGGCGCGGCAATTACAATGACGCGCTGATGCAGAAGCTGGCCCAGTCCGGCAATGGCACGGCAGCCTATGTCGACACGCTGAGCGAGGCGCGCAAAGTGTTGGCCGACGACCTCGGCGGCAACCTCTTCCCCATCGCCGACGATGTGAAGATCCAGGTCGAGTTCAACCCGGCCCAAATCGCGGAATACCGCCTGATCGGTTACGAAACGCGGATGCTCGACCGGGCTGATTTCAACAATGACAAGGTGGATGCCGGGGATATCGGCGCAGGCGCCAGCGTCACGGCGATCTATGACATTACCCCCGTCGGATCGGATGCCGCGCAGATCGACCCGCTGCGCTATGGCGATGACGCGACGGCCAGCGACCGGAAGTCCGGCGAATATGCCTTCGTGAAACTGCGCTACAAGCCGCCGGGTGAACCGGATTCCATCCTGCTGACCCATGCCGTGACCGATGCCGACAAGGCAGACAGCCTGGATGCTGCCCCGCAATGGGTGCGCTTCGCGACGGCCGTGGCCGGCTTCGGGGAAATGCTGCGCGGCGGCGAAGATCTCGGCGGCGGCTTTGGCTGGAAAGAGATCCGCAATCTGGCGGCAGGTGCCAAGGGCGAGGATGAATTCGGCTACCGGGCGGAATTCATCGAGCTGACCCGTCTGGCTGAAACAGCTGAGGCGCAGGCGGCGCTGAACCGGCCTGCACCTGAGCAATAA
- a CDS encoding DUF885 domain-containing protein codes for MKSTSDTRFLIRRRTVLAGLAAGASLAACGPQVDDAGTPRRIAREVDQTLQSIAMTELAADPELATRLGLAEDAVGYPFNRYLTDRSQAAYERRRVSRLEILEALAVTPRPAEGSPQARHLDTVTAAYETAESLFVSGHGQTGLGVSYPYVMDHMRGAYIDVPDLLSRSHPVRTASEARAYVDRLAQFADAMEDERRRLEADAKSGIVPPDFILARMSDVALKFAEGPTETHVLITTLESQLTGPDDLSLEDAEDILARAKRIVGQEIQPAYQHLADAFTALQASAPSQPGVWQQPDGAAYYQAALQAYTDQGLSAEELHTLGLSEVDRLTAALELALFEAGLTEGSAAERLTLLSAEPGQIFDATPEGHAALLALMQAHLDKAEAALPSIVSTIPRTKVALRAVPEFLEASAPAAFYSAAPANGSAPGLFEINLADMTDWPAFTLATLVFHETLPGHHLESALTAETARLPLIRQMIWNVAYGEGWGVYAETLADDVGLYHDDPLARIGYLQSLLFRAARLVADTGIHSMHWTRQDAVDYLVSVTGQPEGPMAQEVDRYTVWPGQAAAYWIGRKRMLDLRERAERVLGPDFDFVEFHDTVLTGGPRPLSILEQDIERWYTAKIRD; via the coding sequence ATGAAATCCACGTCTGACACGCGTTTTCTCATCCGTCGCCGCACAGTTCTGGCGGGACTCGCCGCGGGGGCATCGCTGGCTGCGTGCGGTCCACAAGTCGACGATGCGGGGACGCCGCGTCGCATCGCCCGCGAAGTGGACCAGACACTGCAGTCCATCGCCATGACCGAGCTTGCGGCTGATCCGGAACTCGCTACCCGGCTGGGCCTGGCGGAAGATGCGGTTGGCTATCCGTTCAACCGGTACCTGACTGACCGCTCACAAGCCGCTTATGAACGCCGCCGAGTCAGCAGGCTGGAAATCCTGGAAGCGCTCGCCGTCACGCCCCGCCCTGCCGAAGGCAGCCCGCAGGCCCGCCATCTCGATACGGTAACAGCGGCGTATGAAACCGCCGAATCCCTGTTTGTCTCCGGACACGGCCAGACAGGGCTGGGTGTGTCCTATCCCTATGTCATGGACCATATGCGCGGTGCCTATATCGATGTGCCGGACCTGCTCAGCCGGTCCCACCCGGTGCGCACGGCCAGCGAAGCGCGCGCTTATGTCGACCGTCTGGCCCAGTTTGCCGATGCGATGGAAGACGAACGCCGGCGTCTGGAAGCCGACGCCAAGTCCGGCATCGTTCCGCCGGACTTCATCCTTGCGCGCATGAGCGACGTTGCCCTCAAATTCGCGGAGGGGCCAACCGAAACGCATGTCCTGATCACGACGCTGGAAAGCCAGCTCACCGGGCCGGACGACCTCAGCCTGGAAGACGCAGAGGACATCCTGGCCCGCGCGAAACGCATCGTGGGCCAGGAAATCCAGCCCGCCTATCAGCACCTCGCCGACGCGTTCACGGCCCTGCAGGCCAGTGCACCGTCCCAGCCTGGCGTCTGGCAGCAACCGGACGGTGCTGCCTATTATCAGGCCGCGCTGCAGGCCTACACCGACCAGGGCTTGTCTGCCGAAGAACTGCATACGCTGGGGCTCAGCGAGGTAGATCGGCTGACGGCCGCGCTGGAACTCGCTTTGTTCGAGGCGGGCCTGACCGAAGGCAGCGCGGCGGAACGGCTGACACTGCTGTCGGCAGAGCCGGGTCAGATCTTCGACGCAACGCCGGAAGGCCATGCCGCCCTGCTGGCGCTGATGCAGGCCCATCTGGACAAGGCCGAGGCCGCCCTGCCCTCCATCGTGTCGACCATTCCGCGCACGAAAGTGGCCCTGCGCGCGGTGCCGGAATTCCTCGAAGCCTCCGCCCCGGCGGCCTTCTATTCCGCCGCCCCGGCGAATGGATCGGCCCCCGGCCTGTTCGAGATCAACCTTGCCGACATGACCGACTGGCCCGCCTTCACGCTGGCGACGCTGGTGTTCCATGAGACCTTGCCCGGCCATCACCTGGAGAGTGCGCTGACAGCGGAGACAGCCCGCCTGCCGCTGATCCGGCAGATGATCTGGAACGTTGCCTATGGCGAAGGCTGGGGTGTCTATGCCGAGACTTTGGCGGACGATGTCGGACTATACCATGACGATCCGCTTGCCAGGATTGGCTATCTCCAGTCCTTGCTGTTCCGCGCCGCACGGCTGGTCGCCGACACGGGCATCCACAGCATGCACTGGACCCGGCAAGACGCGGTCGATTATCTCGTCAGCGTCACAGGTCAGCCGGAAGGGCCCATGGCGCAGGAGGTCGACCGCTACACGGTCTGGCCCGGACAGGCAGCGGCCTACTGGATCGGACGCAAGCGGATGCTGGACCTGCGCGAGCGGGCCGAGCGCGTGCTGGGCCCCGACTTCGACTTCGTGGAGTTTCACGACACGGTGCTGACCGGCGGCCCCCGGCCGCTCTCAATCCTCGAACAGGACATTGAGCGCTGGTACACCGCGAAGATCCGGGACTGA
- a CDS encoding SapC family protein, protein MNTPPAAGQPALTGQVLFYKQPQPLSLEDHAGLGVKQIDQPFGFMREAHAIPVTVTEFGLCASSYPVIFVGDDRTPVAVMGIRQGQNLYVSADGRVIEDYYVPAFARRYPFVFAADDNSDRLVLCVDRQAPMVTNQPEVAFFENGQPSKFTNDAIEFCKEFERQRRATTDFVKMIRDLDLFEQKTVTFQPRTPDGAEAGPPQKIADYWAISEERFNALSNEKFLELKANGAIGAIYAHMVSLLNWQRVIQRAMRMPVSPNPQPANA, encoded by the coding sequence GTGAACACGCCTCCCGCAGCAGGCCAACCGGCCCTTACTGGCCAGGTCCTTTTTTACAAGCAGCCGCAGCCGCTGTCTCTGGAAGATCATGCCGGTCTCGGCGTGAAGCAGATCGACCAGCCGTTCGGTTTCATGCGCGAAGCGCACGCTATTCCGGTCACCGTGACAGAATTCGGCCTCTGCGCCAGCTCGTACCCGGTGATCTTCGTCGGCGATGACCGTACACCGGTTGCCGTCATGGGGATCCGTCAGGGCCAGAACCTTTACGTCAGTGCTGACGGCCGCGTGATCGAAGACTATTACGTGCCGGCCTTCGCCCGCCGCTACCCATTTGTTTTCGCTGCTGATGACAACTCCGACCGTCTTGTCCTGTGCGTCGACCGCCAGGCTCCGATGGTCACCAACCAGCCGGAAGTGGCGTTCTTCGAGAATGGCCAGCCGAGCAAGTTCACCAATGATGCGATCGAGTTCTGCAAGGAATTCGAGCGTCAACGCCGCGCAACAACGGATTTCGTCAAGATGATCCGTGACCTCGACCTGTTCGAACAGAAGACGGTCACTTTCCAGCCGCGCACTCCGGATGGCGCCGAAGCCGGCCCGCCGCAGAAAATCGCTGACTACTGGGCGATCTCCGAAGAGCGTTTCAATGCGCTTTCGAATGAGAAATTCCTGGAGCTGAAGGCCAATGGCGCGATTGGCGCAATTTACGCGCACATGGTGTCGCTGCTGAATTGGCAACGCGTCATCCAGCGCGCGATGCGTATGCCGGTGTCCCCGAACCCGCAGCCGGCCAATGCCTGA